In one window of Notolabrus celidotus isolate fNotCel1 chromosome 15, fNotCel1.pri, whole genome shotgun sequence DNA:
- the LOC117826513 gene encoding leucine-rich repeat and immunoglobulin-like domain-containing nogo receptor-interacting protein 3 — MIGSPGPGGRALVPCLRVWRWILGASLVATITMTLPGSSQACPPRCECSAQLRSVSCQRRRLTNIPEGIPTETQLLDLSKNRLRWVQAGDLAPYPRLEEVDLSENLIATLEPNAFATLQSLKVLKLRGNQLKLVPMGAFAKLGNLTSLDLSENKMVILLDYTFQDLKSLKHLEVGDNDLVYISHKAFSGLVGLEDLTIERCNLTSISGQTLSYLRSLVTLHLRHLSITALEDQNFRKLSNLRGLEIDHWPYLEYISPLSFQGLDLHWLSITNTNITSIPSASFKNMVHLTHLNLSYNPIPSLDPWAFKDLLRLKELIMVNTGLVTVELHALGGLRQIRVLNFSSNDLQTLEEGSFHSVNSLETLRVDGNPLLCDCRLLWILQRRKTLNFDGRVPVCAGPVEVQGVSLHTFTDSALFDHFTCQKPKIRNRKMQQVVAREGQPVNFLCRAEGEPAPAIVWISPQRRRITAKNSGRITVLPSGTLEIRYAQLTDSGTYICIASNAGGNDTYFATLTVRGQPLDPASAFFLNRSLYSGEFFNDTNMNSTRVFLKFTLDLTTILVSTAMGCITFLGVVLFCFLLLFVWSRGRGQRKNNFTVEYSFRKSEPAGTGSSSGGTRKFNMKMI; from the exons ATGATTGGCTCTCCTGGCCCTGGTGGGCGTGCCTTAGTGCCATGTCTGAGGGTGTGGAGATGGATCCTGGGTGCTTCTCTGGTCGCCACAATAACCATGACGCTACCAGGAAGTAGTCAGgcctgtcccccaaggtgcgagTGCTCGGCTCAGCTGAGGTCAGTGTCGTGCCAGCGGAGGAGGCTCACCAACATACCAGAGGGCATTCCCACCGAGACACAGCTTCTGGACCTCAGCAAGAACCGGCTTCGCTGGGTGCAAGCAGGTGATCTGGCACCTTACCCACGTCTGGAGGAGGTGGACCTCAGTGAGAACCTCATCGCCACATTGGAGCCTAATGCCTTCGCCACCCTCCAGAGTCTGAAAGTGTTGAAGTTGAGGGGGAACCAGTTGAAGTTGGTGCCAATGGGGGCCTTCGCCAAGCTTGGTAATCTGACCAGCCTTGACCTCAGCGAGAACAAGATGGTGATTTTATTGGACTACACCTTCCAGGATCTGAAGAGTCTGAAACATCTGGAGGTGGGAGACAATGACCTGGTTTACATATCCCACAAG GCATTTTCAGGGCTGGTGGGTCTTGAAGATCTCACAATAGAGCGATGCAACCTGACGTCGATCTCAGGTCAGACGCTATCTTACCTCCGCAGCCTGGTCACTCTCCACCTGCGTCACCTCAGCATCACTGCCCTGGAGGACCAAAACTTCCGCAAGCTCTCCAACTTGAGAGGTCTGGAAATCGATCACTGGCCGTACTTGGAGTACATCTCCCCTCTAAGTTTCCAGGGCTTAGATCTCCACTGGCTCTCCATCACCAACACCAACATCACCTCTATCCCCTCCGCTTCCTTCAAGAACATGGTGCACCTCACCCACCTCAACCTTTCCTACAACCCCATCCCCTCACTGGACCCCTGGGCATTCAAGGACCTGCTGAGGCTGAAGGAGCTCATCATGGTGAACACAGGGTTGGTGACAGTGGAGCTCCACGCACTCGGAGGGCTCCGGCAGATCCGGGTCCTAAACTTCTCCTCCAATGACCTGCAGACTTTAGAAGAGGGCTCCTTCCACTCTGTCAACAGTCTGGAGACCCTCAGAGTGGATGGGAACCCCCTCCTGTGTGACTGCCGTCTGTTGTGGATCCTGCAAAGACGCAAGACCCTCAATTTTGACGGCAGAGTGCCCGTGTGTGCAGGGCCGGTGGAGGTGCAGGGGGTCAGCCTTCACACCTTCACCGATTCTGCACTCTTCGATCACTTTACATGCCAGAAACCTAAGATACGCAACCGTAAGATGCAGCAG GTAGTCGCTCGTGAGGGTCAGCCAGTGAATTTTCTGTGTCGAGCGGAAGGAGAGCCTGCTCCTGCTATTGTCTGGATTTCCCCACAGCGCAGGCGGATCACAGCTAAGAATTCAGGGCGCATTACTGTTCTCCCCAGTGGCACGCTGGAGATCCGCTATGCCCAGCTTACTGACAGCGGGACATACATCTGCATCGCAAGCAACGCTGGAGGCAATGACACATACTTTGCAACACTGACAGTGCGTGGCCAGCCACTAGATCCAGCCTCAGCCTTCTTTCTCAATCGCTCGCTGTACAGCGGCGAGTTCTTCAACGACACAAATATGAACAGCACACGAGTTTTCCTCAAGTTCACCTTGGACCTGACCACCATTTTGGTCTCCACGGCAATGGGTTGCATCACCTTCCTGGGCGTGGTCCTCTTCTGTTTCCTGCTGTTGTTCGTGTGGAGCCGGGGACGCGGCCAACGCAAGAACAACTTCACAGTGGAGTACTCTTTCCGGAAATCTGAACCCGCCGGCACTGGCAGCTCCTCAGGAGGGACCAGGAAGTTCAACATGAAGATGATATGA